One genomic segment of Candidatus Cloacimonadaceae bacterium includes these proteins:
- a CDS encoding MoxR family ATPase, whose protein sequence is MNSDLMVQRIGELKDVKQNLLAQIRKTIIGQDRVVEQVLWGLFGNGHMLIEGVPGLAKTLLISTIAKALNLSFGRIQFTPDLMPSDITGSDILISSAGGDMKQFQYIKGPIFANIILADEINRTPPKTQAALLQAMQEYHVSSGNNTWQLDLPFIVMATQNPIEQEGTYPLPEAQLDRFMLYINIDYPSYDEELQIVKSTTGAELDSPSPLLSASQIIEYQNAVRSMPLSQHVLEYAVKLVRRTRPSNPEAEKSIQKWVSWGAGPRASQYLIIAAKAKAALDGRLTPAEDDVRAVAEPVLTHRILVSFAAEAEGIKSKDIIKDILE, encoded by the coding sequence AGGACAGGGTCGTCGAGCAAGTGCTCTGGGGGCTTTTCGGCAACGGGCATATGCTCATCGAAGGCGTTCCCGGGCTTGCCAAAACATTATTAATTTCGACGATCGCCAAGGCGCTGAATCTCTCGTTTGGCAGGATCCAGTTCACCCCAGATTTGATGCCTTCGGACATCACAGGGTCGGACATCCTGATCTCCAGCGCCGGCGGAGACATGAAACAGTTTCAATATATCAAGGGACCCATCTTTGCCAATATCATCCTGGCGGACGAAATCAACCGCACACCCCCCAAGACCCAAGCCGCGCTTTTACAAGCGATGCAGGAATATCACGTCAGCAGCGGAAACAACACTTGGCAGCTCGATCTGCCCTTCATCGTGATGGCGACCCAAAACCCGATTGAGCAGGAAGGCACCTATCCTTTGCCCGAGGCTCAGCTTGACCGTTTTATGCTCTATATCAACATCGATTATCCCAGCTATGATGAAGAACTGCAGATAGTTAAAAGCACCACCGGCGCAGAATTGGACAGTCCCAGTCCCCTTTTATCCGCTTCCCAGATCATCGAGTATCAAAACGCAGTGCGCAGTATGCCCTTGAGCCAACACGTGCTCGAATATGCCGTCAAACTCGTTCGCAGGACGCGTCCCAGCAATCCGGAAGCCGAAAAAAGCATCCAAAAATGGGTTTCATGGGGTGCCGGACCTCGCGCTTCACAATATCTGATCATTGCCGCCAAAGCCAAAGCCGCTCTCGACGGCAGGCTCACTCCCGCCGAAGATGACGTTCGCGCCGTGGCAGAGCCGGTACTCACTCATCGCATTCTCGTTTCTTTCGCTGCCGAAGCGGAAGGCATTAAATCCAAGGACATTATCAAAGATATCCTGGAGTAG